In Afipia sp. GAS231, a single window of DNA contains:
- a CDS encoding HNH endonuclease, with product MNAHVSQGGWPVLVLNADFRPLSYYPLSLWSWQDAIKAVFLDRVNIVEHYDRAVHSPSFEIQLPSVVSLKSFVKPTTHPAFTRFNVFLRDRFVCQYCHAHNDLTFDHIIPRSKGGQTTWENVVAACSPCNLRKGNLTPQQARMFPRQHPFAPTVHQLHRNGRLFPPNYLHDSWLDYLYWDTELDP from the coding sequence TTGAACGCACATGTCTCGCAAGGCGGTTGGCCGGTACTGGTGCTGAACGCGGATTTCCGGCCGCTGAGTTATTACCCGCTGTCTCTCTGGTCGTGGCAGGACGCGATCAAGGCGGTGTTTCTCGATCGCGTCAACATCGTCGAGCACTACGACCGCGCGGTGCACAGCCCGAGCTTCGAGATTCAGTTGCCGAGCGTGGTGTCGCTCAAATCCTTCGTCAAGCCGACCACCCACCCCGCCTTCACCCGGTTCAACGTCTTTTTGCGCGACCGCTTCGTCTGCCAGTATTGCCACGCGCATAACGACCTCACCTTCGATCACATCATCCCGCGCAGCAAGGGCGGCCAGACCACCTGGGAAAACGTGGTCGCGGCCTGTTCGCCCTGCAATCTGCGCAAGGGCAATTTGACGCCGCAGCAGGCACGGATGTTTCCGAGGCAACACCCGTTCGCGCCGACCGTGCATCAACTGCACCGCAACGGGCGGCTGTTCCCGCCGAACTATCTGCACGATAGCTGGCTGGATTATTTATACTGGGATACCGAGCTCGATCCGTAG
- a CDS encoding chloride channel protein produces MTTKSRYLEAPRRLRAFVRAHEISLVILAALIGTISGAVVVAMSVAVAGLHAVLFNISIRERLSSQLSIEPLRALLVPSLGGLVLGIAFLLIARWRPAREIDPIEANALHGGRMSFRGSVIVALQTIWSSGVGASVGLEAGYTQLASGLAASLGRGFHLRRADQRVMVGCGAAAAIAGAFGAPLAGAFYAFELVIGGYTPASLTPVGVAAVAGYFVTHGFSALSLGIGIESFGEVRGRDLAIAAVFGLLAGLFGIAIMRGVALCETLLTRIRLWAPLRPALGGLAVGAMALLTPQVMSSGHGALHFTGIVSLPLAVIAGVFLLKALASIVSLGSGFRGGLFFATLLMGALGGRLFAAGVDAIVPGFHLEPSVYAVIGMSALSASVVGGPLTMSFIALESTGNLWLTTAVLVAVIISTLITRELFGYSFATWRLHLRGETIRSAADVGWIRDLTVGRLMRPDLTTVNADIRIAEFRAKFPLGSKTQVVAVDGEGHYAGLALVAEAHAADVDEDKGLIDILHHREVVLHPVMNIQEAIAVFDAAEAESLAVVEAGGERRPIGTLTEAHAMKRYAEESEQRRREAVGD; encoded by the coding sequence ATGACCACCAAGAGCCGCTATCTGGAGGCGCCACGCCGGCTGCGGGCTTTCGTCCGCGCGCATGAAATCAGCCTGGTAATCCTGGCGGCGCTGATCGGAACCATCAGCGGGGCGGTGGTGGTCGCCATGAGCGTGGCGGTCGCGGGCCTTCACGCCGTACTCTTCAATATTTCGATCCGGGAACGGCTTTCGAGCCAGCTCTCGATCGAGCCGCTGCGGGCCCTGCTGGTGCCGAGCCTGGGCGGGCTCGTGCTCGGCATCGCCTTCCTGCTGATCGCGCGCTGGCGGCCGGCGCGCGAGATCGACCCGATCGAGGCCAATGCCCTGCATGGCGGGCGGATGTCGTTTCGCGGCAGCGTGATCGTGGCGCTGCAGACGATCTGGTCCTCCGGCGTCGGCGCTTCCGTCGGCCTCGAGGCCGGCTATACCCAGCTTGCCAGCGGGCTTGCCGCCTCGCTGGGGCGGGGATTTCACCTCCGCCGGGCCGACCAGCGCGTCATGGTCGGCTGTGGTGCGGCGGCGGCGATCGCCGGCGCGTTCGGGGCGCCGCTGGCCGGCGCGTTCTATGCCTTCGAGCTGGTGATCGGCGGCTATACGCCGGCGAGCCTCACGCCGGTCGGGGTAGCGGCCGTCGCCGGCTACTTCGTCACCCACGGTTTTTCGGCGCTGTCGCTCGGCATCGGCATCGAATCGTTCGGCGAGGTGCGCGGCCGCGACCTCGCCATCGCTGCGGTGTTCGGGCTGCTGGCGGGACTGTTCGGGATCGCGATCATGCGCGGCGTGGCGCTGTGCGAGACCTTGCTGACGAGGATACGTTTGTGGGCGCCGCTGCGCCCGGCGCTGGGCGGTCTCGCCGTCGGCGCCATGGCGCTGTTGACGCCGCAGGTGATGTCGTCCGGTCACGGCGCGCTGCATTTCACCGGGATCGTCTCATTGCCGCTCGCGGTCATCGCCGGCGTGTTCCTGCTCAAGGCGCTGGCCTCGATCGTCTCGCTCGGCAGCGGTTTTCGCGGCGGACTGTTTTTTGCAACGCTCTTGATGGGCGCGTTGGGCGGCCGGCTGTTTGCCGCCGGTGTCGACGCCATCGTGCCGGGCTTCCACCTCGAACCCAGCGTCTATGCCGTGATCGGCATGAGCGCGCTGTCGGCTTCGGTGGTCGGCGGTCCCCTGACGATGTCGTTCATCGCGCTGGAATCCACCGGCAATCTCTGGCTCACCACCGCGGTGCTGGTCGCGGTTATCATCTCGACACTGATCACCCGCGAACTGTTCGGCTACTCCTTTGCCACCTGGCGGCTGCATCTGCGCGGCGAGACCATTCGCAGCGCCGCCGATGTCGGCTGGATCCGGGACCTGACGGTCGGACGGCTGATGCGGCCTGACCTGACCACGGTGAATGCCGATATTCGAATCGCTGAGTTCCGGGCCAAGTTTCCGCTCGGCTCCAAGACGCAAGTGGTCGCAGTCGACGGTGAGGGCCACTACGCCGGGCTGGCGCTGGTCGCCGAAGCGCACGCGGCCGATGTCGATGAAGACAAGGGCCTGATCGATATCCTGCATCACCGCGAGGTGGTGCTGCACCCCGTGATGAACATCCAGGAAGCCATTGCCGTTTTCGACGCGGCGGAAGCCGAATCGCTGGCGGTGGTGGAGGCCGGCGGCGAGCGCCGCCCGATCGGGACCCTGACCGAGGCCCACGCCATGAAGCGCTACGCGGAAGAATCCGAACAGCGCCGGCGCGAGGCGGTCGGGGACTGA
- a CDS encoding peptidyl-alpha-hydroxyglycine alpha-amidating lyase family protein has translation MPAILGSGDHRYRVVENFAKLPDGWSLTDVASVAVDSKDRLYVFNRGAHPMVVLDRDGNFLRSWGEGLFNRAHGLHIDSDDHLYCTDDGDHTVRKCSTDGKVLMTIGIPNKPAPFMSGEPFHRCTHTALSPQGEIYVSDGYGNACVHKYSPDGRLLKTWGEPGTDPGQFNIVHNIATDADGYVYVADRENHRVQVFDGNGKYETQWNNLHRPCALCRCGGKQPTFIIGELGPGMAVNRKSPNLGPRLSIVDAKGNRIARLGGENGPGIEAGKFLAPHGIAVDSRGDIYLGEVGVTDWKTSHPDTPMPPEVGVARCLQKLEKI, from the coding sequence ATGCCGGCCATTCTCGGCTCAGGCGACCATCGCTACCGTGTCGTCGAGAATTTCGCGAAACTCCCTGACGGCTGGAGCCTCACCGACGTCGCGTCCGTCGCGGTCGACAGCAAGGACCGCCTTTATGTGTTCAACCGCGGCGCCCATCCGATGGTGGTGCTGGACCGCGACGGCAATTTTCTTCGGAGCTGGGGCGAAGGGCTGTTCAACCGCGCCCACGGCCTGCATATCGACAGCGATGACCATCTCTACTGCACCGATGACGGCGACCACACCGTGCGCAAGTGCTCGACCGACGGCAAGGTGCTGATGACGATCGGCATCCCGAACAAGCCGGCGCCGTTCATGAGCGGCGAGCCGTTTCACCGCTGCACCCATACCGCGCTGTCGCCGCAGGGCGAGATCTACGTCTCGGACGGTTACGGCAATGCCTGCGTCCACAAATATTCGCCCGACGGCAGACTGTTGAAGACCTGGGGCGAACCCGGCACCGATCCCGGCCAGTTCAACATCGTGCACAACATCGCGACCGATGCCGACGGGTATGTCTATGTCGCCGACCGCGAGAACCACCGCGTGCAGGTGTTCGACGGCAACGGCAAATACGAGACGCAGTGGAACAACCTCCATCGCCCCTGCGCACTGTGCCGCTGCGGCGGCAAGCAGCCGACCTTCATCATCGGTGAACTCGGTCCGGGCATGGCGGTCAACCGCAAGTCGCCGAACCTCGGACCGCGGCTTTCGATCGTCGACGCCAAGGGCAACCGCATCGCGCGTCTCGGCGGGGAGAACGGCCCAGGCATCGAGGCCGGAAAATTCCTCGCCCCGCACGGTATCGCGGTGGATTCCAGGGGCGACATCTATCTCGGCGAGGTCGGCGTCACCGACTGGAAGACCAGCCACCCGGACACGCCAATGCCGCCGGAGGTTGGGGTCGCGCGCTGCCTGCAGAAGCTGGAGAAAATCTAG
- a CDS encoding NAD(P)/FAD-dependent oxidoreductase: protein MLDKTDDISVAADNWLAQFEEAVTRPDDGLLTSLFCRDSHWRDVLALSWDIQTINGADGILTEIKAHARGAAPRGFAIDPDRRAPRRVMRAGTDCIEAIFKFETEVGRGNGIIRLIPDTADGKLKAWTLLTELGELKGFEEQLGAQRPRGSAYSRDFRGPNWLDLRKASNAYADRDPTVLVIGGGQSGLSIAARLKQLNVDTLIVDREKRIGDNWRKRYHALTLHNQVQVNHLPYMLFPPNWPTYIPKDKLANWFESYVETMELNFWTETEFEGGDYDEKEGRWTVTLRRADGSQRTMHPRHVVLATGVSGIPSVPEISGLKDFAGKVMHSSQYDDGESWKGKRAIVVGTGNSGHDIAQDLHSSGAEVTMVQRSSTLVVSIEPSAQLVYTPYNEGTLEDNDLIATSMPLPVARKSHAITCQKSRELDQDLLDGLARAGFKLDFGEDNTGWQFKYLTRGGGYYFNVGCSDLIVKGDIALKQFADIDTFVADGARMKSGELVAADLVVLATGYKRQEELVRKLFGEGVEKRVGTIWGFGDGQELRNMYTRTGQPGLWLIAGGLAQCRIGSKHLALQIKAIEEGLLPRDVGPRAVTA from the coding sequence ATGCTCGACAAGACCGACGATATTTCGGTGGCGGCCGACAACTGGCTCGCGCAATTCGAAGAGGCGGTGACCAGGCCGGACGATGGCTTGCTGACGTCACTGTTTTGCCGGGACAGCCATTGGCGCGACGTGCTGGCGCTGAGCTGGGACATCCAGACCATCAACGGCGCGGACGGCATCCTCACGGAAATCAAGGCGCACGCACGCGGCGCAGCGCCGCGTGGCTTTGCGATCGATCCCGACCGCCGGGCGCCGCGCAGGGTGATGCGCGCGGGCACCGACTGCATTGAAGCCATCTTCAAATTCGAAACCGAGGTCGGCCGCGGCAACGGCATCATCCGGCTGATCCCGGATACGGCCGACGGCAAGTTGAAGGCCTGGACGCTGCTCACCGAGCTCGGCGAGCTGAAAGGTTTTGAGGAACAGCTCGGCGCCCAGCGCCCGCGCGGCAGCGCCTACTCGCGCGATTTCCGTGGCCCCAACTGGCTCGATCTGCGCAAGGCATCGAACGCCTATGCCGATCGCGATCCCACCGTGCTCGTGATCGGTGGCGGCCAATCCGGCCTCAGCATCGCCGCCCGGTTGAAGCAACTGAATGTCGATACGCTGATCGTCGATCGCGAGAAGCGGATCGGCGACAACTGGCGCAAGCGCTACCATGCGCTGACGCTGCACAACCAGGTCCAGGTCAACCACCTGCCTTACATGCTGTTCCCGCCGAACTGGCCGACCTACATCCCGAAGGACAAGCTCGCCAACTGGTTCGAATCCTATGTCGAAACCATGGAGCTGAACTTCTGGACCGAGACCGAGTTCGAGGGCGGCGACTACGACGAGAAAGAAGGCCGCTGGACCGTGACGCTGCGTCGTGCCGACGGCAGCCAGCGCACCATGCATCCGCGCCATGTCGTGCTGGCGACCGGCGTCAGCGGCATTCCGAGCGTGCCCGAAATATCCGGCCTGAAGGATTTTGCCGGCAAGGTGATGCATTCCAGCCAGTATGACGACGGCGAGAGCTGGAAGGGCAAGCGCGCGATCGTTGTCGGCACCGGCAACAGCGGCCACGACATCGCGCAGGATCTGCATTCGAGCGGCGCCGAGGTCACCATGGTGCAGCGCTCATCGACCCTGGTGGTCAGCATCGAGCCCTCGGCGCAACTGGTCTACACGCCCTACAACGAAGGCACGCTGGAGGATAACGACCTGATCGCAACCTCGATGCCGCTACCCGTCGCGCGCAAGAGCCATGCGATAACCTGCCAAAAATCCAGGGAGCTCGATCAGGACCTGCTCGACGGCCTGGCGCGTGCCGGTTTCAAGCTCGATTTCGGCGAGGACAACACCGGCTGGCAGTTCAAATACCTCACCCGCGGTGGCGGCTATTATTTCAACGTCGGCTGCTCCGACCTGATCGTGAAGGGCGATATCGCGCTGAAGCAGTTCGCCGACATCGACACGTTTGTCGCTGATGGCGCCAGAATGAAGAGCGGAGAGCTCGTCGCCGCCGACCTCGTGGTGCTGGCGACCGGCTACAAGCGCCAGGAAGAACTGGTGCGCAAGCTGTTCGGCGAAGGCGTGGAGAAGCGCGTCGGCACGATCTGGGGTTTTGGCGACGGGCAGGAATTGCGCAACATGTATACGCGCACCGGCCAGCCCGGCCTGTGGCTGATCGCCGGCGGGCTGGCGCAGTGCCGCATCGGCTCAAAACACCTGGCGCTGCAGATCAAGGCGATCGAGGAAGGGCTGTTGCCGCGGGACGTGGGGCCAAGGGCGGTGACGGCATAA
- a CDS encoding DUF2855 family protein — MQSTDFVVARNDLQQSKIIEMQLPDAASLPDEALLVKVTRFALTANNITYAVLGDQLKYWQLFPAPKDFGNVPVWGFGEVIASKHPDIAAGETLFGYFPMATHLVIEAADVSKRGLRDAAAHRQGVSPVYNAYARVSGDPAFAGKQGDYQALLRPLFMLSFLVDDFLAENEDYGAKRVMLSSASSKTAFGLAHLLHARGIKVIGLTSAGNTAFVKSLGCYDEVVTYDQVTSVPADSPVAFVDMAGNSDLRERLHRHFGEQMKYSGQVGLTHRGVSPDEPTLPGAKPTWFFAPDQIRKRAKEWGPGGIDKRFGAAWSGFAPKLDQWLDVTEGRGPAAVQTAYLDTLNGRVPPNLGHILSLS; from the coding sequence ATGCAGTCCACCGATTTCGTCGTCGCCCGCAACGATCTGCAGCAAAGCAAGATCATCGAGATGCAACTGCCCGACGCCGCATCGCTTCCCGATGAGGCGCTGCTGGTCAAGGTCACGCGGTTCGCGTTGACCGCCAACAACATCACCTACGCCGTGCTCGGCGATCAGCTCAAGTATTGGCAGCTATTTCCGGCGCCAAAGGATTTCGGCAACGTCCCGGTGTGGGGATTTGGCGAGGTGATCGCCTCGAAACATCCAGATATCGCTGCGGGCGAAACCCTGTTCGGCTATTTCCCGATGGCGACACATCTGGTCATCGAAGCCGCCGACGTCAGCAAGCGCGGCCTGCGCGATGCGGCCGCGCACCGGCAAGGGGTTTCGCCGGTCTACAACGCCTATGCCCGCGTCAGCGGCGATCCAGCGTTCGCGGGCAAGCAGGGCGACTATCAGGCGCTGCTGCGGCCGCTGTTCATGCTGTCGTTCCTGGTCGACGACTTCCTCGCCGAGAACGAAGACTATGGCGCCAAACGCGTGATGCTGTCGTCGGCTTCCAGCAAGACCGCATTCGGCCTTGCCCATCTCCTGCACGCGCGGGGCATCAAGGTGATCGGGCTGACCTCGGCCGGCAACACCGCCTTCGTCAAATCGCTTGGCTGCTACGACGAGGTCGTGACCTATGATCAGGTTACGTCGGTGCCCGCCGACTCGCCCGTTGCATTCGTCGACATGGCCGGGAATAGCGACTTGCGCGAACGGTTGCACCGGCACTTCGGCGAGCAGATGAAATATTCCGGACAGGTCGGACTCACCCACCGCGGCGTTTCGCCTGACGAACCCACCCTGCCCGGCGCCAAGCCGACGTGGTTCTTCGCGCCAGACCAGATCCGCAAGCGCGCGAAGGAATGGGGCCCCGGCGGCATCGACAAGCGCTTCGGCGCCGCATGGTCCGGCTTCGCGCCAAAACTCGATCAGTGGCTCGATGTGACCGAGGGTCGCGGGCCGGCCGCGGTGCAGACGGCCTATCTCGATACCCTCAACGGCCGCGTGCCGCCGAATCTCGGGCATATCCTGTCGCTTTCATAG
- a CDS encoding acyl-CoA synthetase, giving the protein MTSIISGDRSISYPDIQARIARAATGFGAIGLGGGTPVAMMLRNDFALFEVSGAAAALGSPVVPINWHLKAEEVAYILADSGAEILVCHADLLPQIRDGLPPHLKLFVVTTPPEIAAAFNVATPLTRVPEGMTDWDDWRDTHAPLQTPAIGSAPMFYTSGTTGLPKGVRRKPMQPEQQAASARVGTIAYGIKAGDDQVILMNGPMYHSAPNSYGMLAFRNGCTIVLEPRFDPEDMLQLIARHRVTHMHMVPTMFVRLLRLPDEVKRRYDLSSLRFIVHGAAPCPPQVKRAMIDWWGTVVHEYFGSTETGIPVWHSAEEALAKPGTVGRAIEGGIVKIFRPDGELCDVNEPGEIFMRQVATSDFDYHGKAEARAEAGRDGLISVGDVGYLDADGYLFLCDRKRDMVISGGVNIYPAEIENALIGMDGVRDCAVFGIPDDEFGERLFACIEPETNASLSPRAVQEFLRGKLANFKVPKDIQFLDALPREASGKIFKRKLRDLHAEGGLRAAV; this is encoded by the coding sequence GTGACATCGATCATCAGCGGCGACCGCAGCATCAGCTATCCCGACATTCAAGCCCGCATCGCCCGGGCGGCGACCGGATTCGGAGCGATCGGCCTTGGCGGCGGCACGCCCGTCGCCATGATGCTGCGCAACGACTTTGCGCTGTTCGAGGTGTCCGGCGCCGCTGCGGCGCTCGGCAGCCCCGTGGTACCGATCAACTGGCACCTGAAGGCGGAAGAGGTCGCCTACATCCTGGCCGACAGCGGCGCCGAAATCCTGGTCTGCCACGCTGATTTGTTGCCGCAGATTCGTGACGGCCTGCCCCCGCACTTGAAGCTGTTCGTGGTGACGACGCCGCCGGAAATCGCGGCCGCGTTCAACGTCGCGACACCGTTGACGCGGGTCCCCGAAGGCATGACCGACTGGGACGACTGGCGCGACACCCACGCCCCATTGCAAACGCCGGCGATCGGCAGCGCGCCGATGTTCTATACGTCGGGCACGACAGGCCTGCCGAAAGGCGTGCGCCGCAAGCCGATGCAGCCCGAACAGCAGGCAGCCTCCGCGCGCGTCGGCACCATCGCCTACGGCATCAAGGCCGGCGACGACCAGGTGATCCTGATGAACGGCCCGATGTACCATTCGGCGCCGAACTCCTACGGTATGCTGGCGTTCCGCAACGGCTGCACCATCGTGCTCGAACCGCGCTTCGACCCCGAGGACATGCTGCAACTGATCGCGCGCCATCGCGTCACCCACATGCACATGGTGCCGACGATGTTCGTCCGCCTGCTGCGGCTGCCGGACGAGGTGAAGCGCCGCTACGACCTGTCGTCGCTGCGCTTCATCGTGCATGGCGCGGCGCCCTGCCCGCCGCAGGTCAAGCGCGCCATGATCGACTGGTGGGGCACCGTCGTTCACGAATATTTCGGCTCGACCGAAACCGGCATTCCGGTGTGGCACTCGGCCGAGGAAGCGCTGGCAAAGCCCGGCACCGTCGGCCGCGCCATCGAAGGCGGCATCGTGAAGATTTTCCGCCCCGACGGCGAACTGTGCGACGTCAACGAACCCGGCGAGATCTTCATGCGCCAGGTCGCGACCTCGGATTTCGATTATCACGGCAAGGCCGAGGCGCGCGCCGAGGCCGGGCGCGATGGCTTGATCAGCGTCGGCGACGTCGGCTACCTCGACGCGGACGGCTATCTGTTCCTGTGCGACCGCAAGCGCGACATGGTGATCTCGGGCGGCGTCAACATCTACCCGGCAGAGATCGAGAACGCGCTGATCGGCATGGACGGCGTGCGCGACTGCGCGGTGTTCGGCATTCCCGACGACGAGTTCGGCGAACGGCTGTTCGCCTGCATCGAGCCGGAAACGAACGCTTCGCTCTCGCCGCGCGCCGTGCAGGAATTTTTGCGCGGAAAACTCGCCAACTTCAAGGTGCCAAAGGACATTCAGTTTCTCGACGCGCTGCCGCGCGAGGCCAGCGGCAAGATCTTCAAGCGCAAGCTGCGCGATCTGCATGCGGAAGGCGGGCTGCGCGCGGCGGTGTGA
- a CDS encoding ABC transporter substrate-binding protein yields MKFSRHIVTLAFALLAGATARAEDKGEIRIGQTLPYSGPLSGFGTIGRAEQAYFEKVNADGGVNGRKIKFISLDDAYSPPKTVEQTRKLVEQDEVQIMFGSLGTATNSAVHRYLNGKKVPQLFVLSGATKWADPKNFPWTMPGMAAYQSEGVVYAKHILQTKPDAKIAILSQNDDFGRDYVAGFKRALGDKAATMIVAEASYETSAPTISSQLATLKASGANVMFGVVLGKFTSQMIKGAAEINWKPDLFFVPTSASSISFLEPAGLENAVGLISSSNQKDAMDAQWADDAGVKDYFAFMKQYLPNADLNNSNYAAGYHYASLLMKVLTACKDDLGRDNIMKQAASLREVPLPLLLPGMTVSTDADDYLPFQQLRLRRFDGKSWVGFGEILDDR; encoded by the coding sequence ATGAAATTCTCGCGGCACATAGTGACGCTCGCATTCGCTCTTCTGGCGGGCGCGACAGCCCGCGCCGAGGACAAGGGCGAAATTCGCATCGGCCAGACGTTGCCCTACAGCGGACCGCTATCGGGCTTCGGCACCATCGGCCGGGCGGAACAGGCCTATTTCGAGAAGGTCAACGCCGACGGTGGCGTCAACGGCCGCAAGATCAAATTCATCAGTCTCGATGATGCCTACTCGCCGCCGAAGACGGTAGAGCAGACCCGCAAACTGGTCGAGCAGGATGAAGTGCAGATCATGTTCGGCTCCTTGGGAACCGCGACCAACAGCGCCGTGCATCGCTACCTCAACGGCAAGAAGGTGCCGCAACTGTTCGTGCTGAGCGGCGCCACCAAATGGGCCGACCCGAAGAACTTTCCGTGGACCATGCCGGGCATGGCGGCCTACCAGTCCGAGGGCGTGGTCTATGCCAAGCATATCCTGCAGACCAAACCCGACGCCAAGATCGCTATTCTCTCGCAGAACGACGACTTCGGCCGCGACTATGTCGCCGGTTTCAAGCGCGCGCTCGGCGACAAGGCCGCGACCATGATCGTGGCGGAAGCCAGCTACGAGACCAGCGCGCCGACCATCAGCTCGCAGCTGGCGACGCTGAAGGCCTCCGGCGCCAACGTGATGTTCGGCGTCGTGCTCGGAAAATTCACCTCGCAGATGATCAAGGGTGCGGCCGAAATCAACTGGAAACCTGATTTGTTCTTCGTACCGACCTCGGCGTCATCGATCTCGTTCCTGGAACCCGCCGGCCTCGAAAACGCCGTCGGCCTGATCTCGTCCAGCAACCAGAAGGACGCGATGGACGCGCAATGGGCCGACGATGCCGGCGTCAAGGATTATTTCGCCTTCATGAAGCAGTATCTGCCGAACGCCGACCTCAACAATTCGAACTATGCCGCAGGCTACCACTATGCCAGCCTGCTGATGAAGGTGCTGACGGCGTGCAAGGACGATCTTGGCCGCGACAACATCATGAAGCAGGCGGCGTCGCTGCGCGAGGTGCCGCTGCCGTTGCTGCTGCCGGGAATGACGGTGTCGACCGATGCCGACGACTATCTGCCGTTCCAGCAACTTCGGCTGCGCCGCTTCGACGGCAAGAGCTGGGTCGGCTTCGGCGAAATTCTGGACGACCGCTGA
- a CDS encoding nitronate monooxygenase family protein yields the protein MPLPASLVNTLELPVVGSPLFIVSGPELVIAQCKAGIVGSFPALNARPVEKLGEWLSRIENELGEYKALHPEKKVAPYAVNQICHASNDRLMKDMETCVKHQVPIIITSLRPPQEIVEAAHSYGGVVFHDVINVKHARKAAEQGVDGLILVCAGAGGHAGTLSPFALVREVKQWFKGTILLSGAISDGFGVASALALGADLAYIGTRFIATAEANADQAYKAALIEHAAHDIVYSNLFTGVHGNYLGPSIVAAGLDPDNLPVADKSKMNFGSGGNMKVKAWRDIWGSGQGIGQIADAPPVSELVERMKAEFIDASGDFLKRARA from the coding sequence ATGCCGTTGCCCGCTTCGCTTGTGAATACGCTCGAACTGCCGGTGGTCGGATCGCCGCTGTTCATCGTCTCCGGACCCGAGCTCGTGATCGCCCAGTGCAAGGCCGGCATTGTCGGCTCGTTCCCGGCGCTCAATGCCCGTCCGGTCGAAAAGCTCGGCGAATGGCTGAGCCGGATCGAGAACGAGCTCGGCGAATACAAGGCGCTGCATCCGGAGAAGAAGGTCGCGCCCTACGCCGTCAACCAGATCTGCCACGCCTCCAACGACCGGCTGATGAAGGACATGGAAACCTGTGTGAAGCACCAGGTTCCGATCATCATCACCTCGCTGCGCCCGCCGCAGGAAATCGTCGAGGCCGCGCATTCCTATGGCGGCGTCGTGTTCCACGACGTCATCAACGTCAAGCACGCCCGCAAGGCCGCCGAACAGGGCGTCGACGGTCTGATTCTGGTTTGCGCCGGCGCCGGCGGCCACGCCGGCACGCTGTCGCCGTTCGCGCTGGTGCGCGAGGTCAAGCAGTGGTTCAAGGGCACCATCCTGCTGTCGGGCGCGATCTCCGACGGTTTTGGCGTGGCCTCCGCGCTCGCGCTTGGCGCCGACCTCGCTTATATCGGCACCCGCTTTATCGCGACCGCCGAAGCCAACGCCGATCAGGCTTACAAGGCCGCGCTGATCGAACACGCCGCGCACGACATCGTCTATTCCAACCTGTTCACCGGCGTGCACGGCAACTATCTCGGACCGTCGATCGTGGCGGCGGGCCTCGATCCCGACAACCTGCCGGTCGCCGACAAGTCGAAGATGAATTTCGGCTCCGGCGGCAACATGAAGGTCAAGGCGTGGCGCGACATCTGGGGTTCCGGCCAGGGCATTGGCCAGATCGCCGACGCTCCGCCGGTTTCCGAACTGGTCGAGCGCATGAAGGCCGAGTTCATCGACGCCAGCGGCGACTTCCTGAAGCGGGCGCGAGCTTAA
- a CDS encoding LysR family transcriptional regulator: MDWDLCKTFVAVAETRSFAAAARQLRSSHPTVGRKVAELESQLGIPLFARSNDGLSLTSQGRKFREHVEAMAAAALRAEAAVSATGAQARGVVKLSIGATLASHWLMPRLGEFLRAHDHIQLEIITHPFPASVRRREADVVLRPVDSGEENLIGRRIGRLGTGFYASRAYAARRPLPERRDEWKGHSVIGFADRASNERLARWSDFITRQGTVVLRCSSQGDMLAAARAGLGISALSCFVAAADPDLVRVAPQKLLSVADLWLLAHPDLVDLPAVRAVIGFVTACAREDRVTLRG, from the coding sequence ATGGACTGGGACCTCTGCAAGACCTTCGTTGCGGTGGCCGAAACCCGCAGCTTCGCGGCGGCGGCGCGCCAGCTCCGCTCCAGCCACCCGACGGTCGGCCGCAAGGTCGCCGAACTGGAAAGCCAGCTCGGCATTCCCCTGTTCGCACGTTCCAACGATGGGCTGTCGCTGACCTCGCAGGGGCGCAAGTTTCGCGAGCATGTCGAGGCGATGGCGGCGGCGGCGTTGCGCGCCGAAGCCGCGGTGTCGGCGACCGGCGCGCAGGCCCGCGGCGTGGTCAAGCTGTCGATCGGGGCGACGCTGGCCTCGCACTGGCTGATGCCGCGGCTCGGGGAGTTCTTACGCGCCCACGACCATATTCAATTGGAGATCATCACCCATCCGTTTCCGGCCAGCGTGCGCCGCCGCGAAGCCGACGTGGTGCTGCGTCCGGTCGACAGCGGCGAGGAGAACCTGATCGGCCGCCGGATCGGCCGGCTCGGCACCGGCTTCTACGCCTCGCGCGCCTATGCGGCGCGGCGGCCGCTGCCGGAACGGCGCGACGAGTGGAAAGGGCACAGCGTCATCGGCTTTGCCGACCGCGCCTCGAACGAGCGGCTGGCGCGCTGGAGCGATTTCATCACTCGGCAGGGAACGGTGGTGCTGCGTTGTTCGTCGCAGGGCGACATGCTGGCGGCGGCGCGCGCCGGGCTCGGGATTTCGGCGCTGTCCTGTTTCGTCGCCGCCGCCGATCCGGATCTGGTGCGCGTCGCGCCGCAAAAACTCCTCAGCGTGGCCGACCTCTGGCTGCTGGCCCATCCGGACCTGGTCGATCTCCCCGCGGTGCGCGCGGTGATCGGCTTCGTCACCGCTTGCGCGCGCGAGGACCGGGTGACTTTGAGAGGCTAG